GAGGCCAGCAGGCAGATCACCGGCAGCAAGGCACGCAGTGATGAAATTCGGAGCGGCAAGGCTCGGGGCGAAAAGCGCATATTCGTTCCTCTTCAGGGCTTGGGGTCGCGCAACATGACTGGTTCCGCACCGAAAGCTTTGGCCGACACATTCGCAGGGCGAAATGTATCGGGCTTTGACCTAGCTCAACCAACCATCCCAAAGGTTGCATGAAAAACAAAGCTTTTGATCGTGGAAACCTCGACAATTGCGCCCTGGTGGGGCCGGTCCGGGAGCGTTCCCCCGTTGAAACCCAACCTTGATCCTTTCCAAATCGCCTTTGACACACGCTCACTCATTCCATTGCGTCATGAATTGAGCTTGCATACTCATTGGAAATCCGCCCCCATCTGGAGGATAACCCCAACCGGACACTGACATGAGGACATCAGATGGATCGCGCCCAGATCGTGCATCAGAATTTTCTGGACCGGGTTGCAGCCGGACAGTTGCCAGCCGGAGCTTCACCGCGCAGCGGGCTTGCCCCAGAAACAGCCGTCGCGGTCTACCGCGCCCAGGTGCTGAGCCGGGCGCTGGATCTGACCAGCCGCGCCATGCAGAAGGCCGGTGAGGGGTTCTATACCATCGGCTCCTCCGGCCACGAAGGCATGGCCGCCGTCGCCCGTGCCCTCCGCGCCGATGACATGGCCTTCCTCCATTACCGCGACGCCGCCTTCCAGATTGCCCGCGCCGACCAGGTGCCGGGGCAGCGCATCGCCTGGGACATGCTGCTGTCCTTTGCCTGTTCTTCCGAGGATCCCACCTCGGGCGGACGGCACAAGGTTCTGGGCTCCAAGGCACTGATGATCCCGCCGCAGACCTCCACCATCGCCAGCCACCTGCCCAAGGCGGTCGGTGCCGCCTATTCGGTGGGGGCGGCGCGCCGCCACCGCCCGGAACATCAGGTGCTGGCCGATGACAGCATCGTCATGTGTTCCTTTGGCGATGCCTCGGCCAACCACTCTACCGCGCAGGGCGCGATCAACACGGCGGGCTGGACCTCCGTGCAGTCGATTCCGCTGCCGCTTCTGTTCGTCTGCGAGGATAACGGGATCGGCATTTCCACCAAGACGCCAACCGGCTGGATCGAATCCTCGATGGCGGGGCGGCCCGGTATCAAGTATTTCAAGACCGACGGGCTGGATCTCTACGAGGCCTACGCCACTGCGCTGGAGGCCGCCGAATACGTGCGGGCGCGGCGCAAGCCCGCCTTCCTGCACCTGCGCACCGTGCGTCTTTATGGCCATGCGGGCGCCGATGTGCCCACCACCTATCTGGCAAAGTCCGAGGTTGAAGCCGATGAGGCGAACGATCCGCTGCTGCACTCCGTGCGCCTTCTGGCCGAGGCAGGCGCGCTGGAGCCGCAGGAGGCGTTGAAGATCTATAACGACACCTGCGACCGCGTGGAACGCATCCGGACCGAGGTCGTCACCCGCCCGCATCTGAAAACCGGCGCCGATGTGGCCGCCAGCCTGATCCCGCCCGCGCGGGCCTGCACGCCCACCAACGGGGTGCCCCCGGAAAAACGCGCCGAGACCTTTGGCAGCGACATGCGCGCCATGGACGAGCCACAGCCGATGTCCCGCCTGATCAACTGGGCATTAACCGATCTGATGCTGGAGCATGGCGAAATCGTCATGATGGGCGAGGACGTGGGCCGCAAGGGCGGCGTCTATGGCGTAACGCAGAAGCTGCACCAGCGGTTCGGCCCCGACCGGATGATCGACACGCTCTTGGATGAACAATCCATCCTTGGGCTGGCCATCGGCATGGGCCACAACGGCTTCCTGCCGATGCCAGAGATCCAGTTCCTTGCCTATCTGCATAACGCCGAGGATCAGATCCGCGGCGAGGCTGCGACGCTGCCGTTCTTTTCGAACGGGCAGTTCTCGAACCCGATGGTGCTGCGCATTGCCGGGCTTGGCTATCAAAAGGGTTTTGGCGGGCATTTCCACAACGACAACTCCTTGGCCGTGCTGCGCGACATTCCGGGGATCGTCATCGCCTGCCCCTCGGACGGGGCCGAGGCCGCGATGATGATGCGCGAAGCAGTTCGCCTTGCCCGCGAGGAGCAGCGGGTCGTGGTCTTTGTCGAGCCTATCGCACTATATCCCATGCGCGACCTGCATGAGACCAAGGACGGCGGCTGGATGCGGAGCTACCCTGCCCCGGATCAACGGATCGCACTAGGAGAGGTCGGCATCGACGGCGATGGCACCGATCTGGCCATCGTGACCTATGGCAACGGGCGGTATCTGTCGACACAGGCCAAGGCCGAACTGGAAGCCAAAGGCATCAAGACCCGCATCATCGATCTGCGCTGGCTGGCGCCGCTCCCGGCGGAGGCGCTGCTGGAGGCGACCAAGGGCTGCAAACACGTACTGATCGTGGATGAATGCCGCACCACCGGCAGCCAGTCCGAGGGGTTGATGGCGCTGTTCACCGAAAACGGCGTCACGGCGCTCGCCCGCCATGCGGCGGGGGATTGCTTTATCGCGACCGGGCCCGCCTATGCGGCCACTCTGCCGTCCAAGGATAGCATTCTGGCCGCCGCGCTGGACCTGACCGGAGGTGCAAAATGACCCGCAAGGCCGTACTGATCTGCCCCGGGCGGGGCACCTACAACAAACCCGAACTCGGCTACCTGCACCGCCACCACGGGGACAAGGCGGCGCTATTTGCGGGCTTTGACGCCCAGCGCAGCGCCGCAGGACAGGAAGAGGTCACCACGCTGGACGGGGCCACCCGGTTCTCGGTCTCGAAATATTCCCGCGGAGATATCGCATCGCCGCTGATCTATGCTGCTTCGCTGGCAGATGCGCAGTCTCTGGCGAAGGATATCGAGGTTGTCGCGGTCACTGGCAATTCCATGGGCTGGTACATTGCCCTGGCCGCCGCCGGGGCGCTCAGCGCCGAGGACGGCTTTACCGTGGTCAACACCATGGGCACGCTGATGCAGGAGCAATTGATCGGCGGGCAGCTGGTCTATCCTTTCGCAGGCGCTGACTGGCAGAACGATCCCGCCCGCAAGGCGGAACTGCTTGCGATCGTGGCCGATATCAACACTCGCGCGGGCCACGATCTGGTACTGTCCATTGATCTGGGCGGTATGCTGGTCTTGGCCGGGAACGAGGCGGGCCTGTCTGCCTTTGAGGCTGCCGTGCCGGTGGTCGAGGAGCGGTTCCCCATGCGCCTGGCCAATCACGCGGCCTTCCATACCTCCCTTCAAGCCCCCGTCGCTGCCGAGGGGCGCAAACGTCTGGCCGCAGGCATGTTCAGCCAGCCCAAGGTGCCGCTCATTGACGGGCGCGGTCATGTCTGGTGGCCCGGCGCCACCGATACGCAGGCGCTGTGGGATTACACGCTCGGCCATCAGGTGGTGGAGCCTTATGATTTCACCCGCGCGGTGCAGAACGGGGCGCTGGAGTTTGCGCCGGATCTCTTCATCGTCACCGGCCCCGGCACCACGCTGGGCGGCGCGGTGGCGCAATCGCTGGTGCACGCGGGCTGGCAGGGTATGAGTGGCAAGGCTGATTTCAAGGCACAGCAGGCCAAGGCGCCCTCCCTGATCTCGATGGGCGATGACGCGCAGCGCGCGATTGTCACGGGTTAGGGTCTAATCAGCCCTGCGAACAGGCCCGTGATCGGCGGCGCATTGGCTATGATCGCCAAGCGCCGTCAGCACCTTGCAATGACCGCCATTGCCCCCGTCACACAGATGGGAAATACGTTCCAACTCGCTCGCCAGTTGCTGCAACCGTGCAATGCGGGCGCGCACCTGATCAAGCTGCGCGCGGGCGATGCGGTTGGCCTCGGCGCAATCTTCGCCCAGCTCCCCGTCCAGCGCCATCAGCACCTTGATATCCTCCAGCGCAAAACCAAGGTCGCGGGCGTGTTTGATAAAGCCCAGCGCCTCAAGGCCGTCCTGACCATAGCGGCGCTGGTTGCCCGCATTGCGCCCGGCAGGCGGCAACAGGCCAATCTCCTCGTAGTATCGGATGGTGGGCACCTTGACCCCCGTTGCCTTGGACAGCGCGCCGATGGAAAACATTTTAGCCCCCTCTTGAACCTCTAGTGACTAGAGACATTAGGTTGAGCTCGAATCGGAACAAAGGACAAGGGTAATGGCAGGATGTTGCGGGCATGAGGCGCGGTTCGACGGGGTTTCGGCCGCCTATAAACGGCGCCTCTGGATCGTGATCGCGATCAACGCGGGCATGTTCGCGGTGGAGATGGGCGCGGGCCAGATGGCAGGCAGTCAGGCGCTAAAAGCGGACGCGCTGGATTTCCTCGGCGATGCGCTGACCTATGGGATTTCACTCGCCGTCATCGGTACATCGCTCAGCACCCGGGCGCTGGCGGCGCTGGCCAAGGGGATCAGCCTTCTGATGATGGGGATGTGGGTGTTTGGGTCGACCGTCTACCACGTGTTTGTTCTGGGTGTGCCGCAGGCCGAGGTGATGGGCGTCATCGGGTTCATGGCCTTGGCGGCCAATGTGACATCGGTCCTCCTGCTGGCGGCCTATAAGGACGGAGATGCCAATGTGCGCTCGGTCTGGCTGTGTTCGCGTAATGATGCCATCGGCAATGTGGCGGTGATGATCGCGGCGCTGGGGGTCTGGGGGACAGCCACCGGCTGGCCGGACCTGATCGTCGCCGGGATCATGGCAGGGCTGTTCCTGAATTCCGCCTGGCAGATCCTTGTGCAGGCCATTCAGGAACGCCGCGAGGATCTGGCGCATCAGCACTAAGGACTAGGGCGGTGCCTGCCTGGGGAGGCGCAT
This genomic stretch from Phaeobacter gallaeciensis harbors:
- a CDS encoding thiamine pyrophosphate-dependent enzyme, producing the protein MDRAQIVHQNFLDRVAAGQLPAGASPRSGLAPETAVAVYRAQVLSRALDLTSRAMQKAGEGFYTIGSSGHEGMAAVARALRADDMAFLHYRDAAFQIARADQVPGQRIAWDMLLSFACSSEDPTSGGRHKVLGSKALMIPPQTSTIASHLPKAVGAAYSVGAARRHRPEHQVLADDSIVMCSFGDASANHSTAQGAINTAGWTSVQSIPLPLLFVCEDNGIGISTKTPTGWIESSMAGRPGIKYFKTDGLDLYEAYATALEAAEYVRARRKPAFLHLRTVRLYGHAGADVPTTYLAKSEVEADEANDPLLHSVRLLAEAGALEPQEALKIYNDTCDRVERIRTEVVTRPHLKTGADVAASLIPPARACTPTNGVPPEKRAETFGSDMRAMDEPQPMSRLINWALTDLMLEHGEIVMMGEDVGRKGGVYGVTQKLHQRFGPDRMIDTLLDEQSILGLAIGMGHNGFLPMPEIQFLAYLHNAEDQIRGEAATLPFFSNGQFSNPMVLRIAGLGYQKGFGGHFHNDNSLAVLRDIPGIVIACPSDGAEAAMMMREAVRLAREEQRVVVFVEPIALYPMRDLHETKDGGWMRSYPAPDQRIALGEVGIDGDGTDLAIVTYGNGRYLSTQAKAELEAKGIKTRIIDLRWLAPLPAEALLEATKGCKHVLIVDECRTTGSQSEGLMALFTENGVTALARHAAGDCFIATGPAYAATLPSKDSILAAALDLTGGAK
- a CDS encoding ACP S-malonyltransferase → MTRKAVLICPGRGTYNKPELGYLHRHHGDKAALFAGFDAQRSAAGQEEVTTLDGATRFSVSKYSRGDIASPLIYAASLADAQSLAKDIEVVAVTGNSMGWYIALAAAGALSAEDGFTVVNTMGTLMQEQLIGGQLVYPFAGADWQNDPARKAELLAIVADINTRAGHDLVLSIDLGGMLVLAGNEAGLSAFEAAVPVVEERFPMRLANHAAFHTSLQAPVAAEGRKRLAAGMFSQPKVPLIDGRGHVWWPGATDTQALWDYTLGHQVVEPYDFTRAVQNGALEFAPDLFIVTGPGTTLGGAVAQSLVHAGWQGMSGKADFKAQQAKAPSLISMGDDAQRAIVTG
- a CDS encoding MerR family transcriptional regulator, which gives rise to MFSIGALSKATGVKVPTIRYYEEIGLLPPAGRNAGNQRRYGQDGLEALGFIKHARDLGFALEDIKVLMALDGELGEDCAEANRIARAQLDQVRARIARLQQLASELERISHLCDGGNGGHCKVLTALGDHSQCAADHGPVRRAD
- a CDS encoding cation transporter, with the protein product MAGCCGHEARFDGVSAAYKRRLWIVIAINAGMFAVEMGAGQMAGSQALKADALDFLGDALTYGISLAVIGTSLSTRALAALAKGISLLMMGMWVFGSTVYHVFVLGVPQAEVMGVIGFMALAANVTSVLLLAAYKDGDANVRSVWLCSRNDAIGNVAVMIAALGVWGTATGWPDLIVAGIMAGLFLNSAWQILVQAIQERREDLAHQH